gagAACACAGTAGCTCCTTTCAACTGATCAAACAGATCATCAATTCTTGGCAAcggatatttgttcttgatagtaacttcattgagtgcgcgatagtcaacgcacatcctcttggttttgtctttcttctccacaaagataaccggagcaccccaaggcgaCGTGCTCGGGAGGATGTATCCCTTTTGTAACTGTTCAtcaacttgcttcttgacttctgccaactcgtTGGCTCCTATTCTATAAGGCCTCTTGCGGATCGGTGCAGTTCCAGGTGCTAAATCGATCCGGAACTCGATATCCCTTTTTGGTGGCATTGATGTTAGATCCTCCGGGAAAACCTCTGGATAATCTCTAGCTATGGGAATATCCTCCAACTTCTTAGTGGTTTTCTCCACTGCTACCTCTTGTTCTTCACCAGTGGCCTGGTTCAGACTGATCCCTGGCTTCTGCGGTATTGGAGACTAGAAGGTTACCACTTCTCCTTTCGCACTGGTCAACTTGATGGTGCGGCTAGCGCAATCAATCACTCCTCTATGCCTTGTTAGCCAATCCATTCCAAGAATAACATCTAGATCCTTGGATtcgagaagaatgaggttggctgGAAAAATCAACCCTTGAATTTCAACTGTCACGGATGGACAGTAGTGAGTTGTGGTCATGCCACCTCCAGGAGTATGAACTCGCATTGGTATCTTAAGCTTCACTAAAGATAACCCATGTGCACCAGCAAAACACTTGGAAATGAAGGAATgagttgcaccagaatcaaacaATATTACTACCGGTGTCGAGTTCACGGGAAATGTGCCCAATATAACCTCTGGTGCTGACTGCGCCTCCTCTGTAGACACATGATTGACACGGGCCTGAACAAACTTGAGTCCAGCACGTCTTGGCTTCGGGCACTTACCAACCATGTGTCCGGGCTCGTTACAATTGAAGCAGAGTTCGGgtttttctccaaacttcttGGGCTGTTCTGGCAGAGCTGGCAGAGCTGACTGAACTGACTGAGCTGGAATCATTAGTGGACTTGGAGTAGGGTTGAGGCTGTGCTGCTCACTATTTCTGTGACTGCCATTGTTGTTGATGCTGTTGAAATTGTCCGGGTGGTAGGGACAATGTTGCCGGATAATCATGGTGGAAGGTCCACCCTGATGTCCCGTCATGAAGCGAGGCTTCTGACTGTTCCCCTAGAGAGTTTTGAAATGAGATGCCTTTCTTTTTTGGTTCATTTTGTTGCACTGCTCTTCCTGACGGATAGCCTTGTCCACAAGCTTCTCAAAATCCTCATAGTCTCTAGAGATCAACTGGTTGGTCAATTCATCATCAAGGCCAGACAGAAATTTCTCCTGCCTCTCGGCATCGGTACGCACGTCCTCAGGGGCGTATCGCGCGAGGCGGTTGAACTCGTGCAGGTACTCTGTAACTGTTCTGGTTCCTTGTTGCAGGGAACGaaactctcttttcttttgtgccACAATTCCCTTGGGAACCTGTGCCTTATTGAAACTCTGACAAAACTCTGACCAGGTAACCTCTGTCCCAGCTGGACGGGTCACCATGTAGTTGTTCCACCAAACAGAAGCGGGACCTTGCAGCTGGTGTGTAGCAAAAGCAACCTTCTCTTGGTCGTTGCATTGCAAAAGgttcagcttcttctcaatggCGTGAAGCCAGTCGTTGGCCTCGATTGGGTTGGTAGTGCTTGAGAAAGTGGGCGGCTTGACACAAAGAAACTCCAACAGTTTGGACTGGGGAGGTGGAAGACCAAACTGTaggttctgctgctgctgctgtgcttgctgctgcatctgctgtAACACCTGATGGTACTGTTGCTGTatctgttgcatcatcattgtcatcatctgtGTCTGATTATCCAACACCTGAGCGATCGTTGGGTTCTCATGCGGTGGAGATGAACTGCTGTTAGATACATCACTGGCACGTGCTCCACCGATCTACTCTTCGCTGCCACTGATGTTGTTGGATTCACGGGAACCATTCCTTGTCTTCACCATCTGGAGGGGGATAGGTAGAAATATGAGAAAAATGAAGGAAAACAGGGGGCTTAGAAACTAATCTTTCTTATAAATTTAGGTGCAATTATCTTAATCTTGATTAAAACACCGAAAAAGAGGCACGCAACTCCTAATTAAAGCAGCCATACCACtgacacatgatatcgaccgccGACTAACCCACAAGCAACAAACCTAAGCACGGAAAGtagcaagcaaacaaaactaagaAGACGATAAAGCTAAGGGCGGCGACTCTGAAGCTCGGAGCGACGCTTGCGATCGAAGAACAGGTCTGACATCTAAAATAGACAAGGGATAGGAATCAacgcatgctcaaatccaaataaacaaagcaacaaatgaCTCAAACAAATAACTGAGTATGGCGATTTTTATGCATAGAACATTTTTCATGAACCCAGATAAAGATACTAATGCAACTGACTaaacaataaattaatgcaTAAAATAGATGCATAGTTATAATGATATGCATAAAATCTCCCCATCGAACCTAGACACGACTTAGTGCATATCACCCAACAATTCCCGACCGACTGTCGAATAAATTCCGAATAAACTTTTCCTAGTCGAGAAATCCAATTAAATgagcgaccaagatttttcccacAAATCAAAAGAACATACCCCAAAACTTTCccgaaacaaatccaagtgCAAAGAGAATATGCAGATGAAAAGGTTTCAAAGGGCTTTTAGGTTTTCcagttggcttgtcctacggtcaaggtcggc
The nucleotide sequence above comes from Oryza glaberrima chromosome 11, OglaRS2, whole genome shotgun sequence. Encoded proteins:
- the LOC127755698 gene encoding uncharacterized protein LOC127755698, whose translation is MTSRKELGDDDLERRLWIRSLPFTPLPPGILRPSPSSMACREAPRPVAEWLPHDKVLDAHGDALAARRAVSSLAMAAASSAQRRRIGSPRFHVRRDNVGVDMVGFARRLEIEAASSRPKILSLASAGGLDDIQQQYHQVLQQMQQQAQQQQQNLQFGLPPPQSKLLEFLCVKPPTFSSTTNPIEANDWLHAIEKKLNLLQCNDQEKVAFATHQLQGPASVWWNNYMVTRPAGTEVTWSEFCQSFNKAQVPKGIVAQKKREFRSLQQGTRTVTEYLHEFNRLARYAPEDVRTDAERQEKFLSGLDDELTNQLISRDYEDFEKLVDKAIRQEEQCNKMNQKRKASHFKTL